One Caulobacter segnis genomic window carries:
- a CDS encoding amino acid permease: MAPFRAADLLRRKPVAQVEGEHPPEHLPRTIGLFQLTMLGVGATIGTGIFVALTTAVPAAGPAVIVSFVLAGITAALTALCYAELASTIPVSGSSYSYAYATLGEFVAFIVGACLLLEYAVSASAIAVGWGQYLNEMLVDLVGWKMPDAIAKAPGAGGVFNLPAVVLVGACMILLLRGVKESTTVNAVLVVLKLLVLLFFVVIAFSGFHAGNLKPFMPMGVAGVGAAASSIFFSYIGIDAVSTAGEEVKDPRRTLPLGIVLSLLIVTAIYILVALAAVGAQPWTAFKGQEAGLAVILRNLTGQAWTSLILCIGAIVSIFSITLVVMYGQTRILYAMSRDGLLPKLFQRLDPKTRSPDLNTYIVAAFIGVLAAFVPLDVLVNLTSMGTLIAFAIVSLGVIILRRSQPDLPRGYRVPLYPVVPALSVAFCGYLIVGLPLDTWLLFAVWVAGACAVYFGYSRKHSRLNSPA; this comes from the coding sequence ATGGCCCCGTTCCGCGCGGCCGACCTCCTGCGCCGCAAGCCCGTCGCCCAGGTGGAAGGCGAGCATCCGCCCGAGCACCTGCCCCGCACGATCGGTCTCTTCCAGCTGACCATGCTGGGCGTGGGCGCGACGATCGGCACCGGCATCTTCGTGGCCCTGACCACCGCCGTGCCGGCCGCTGGCCCGGCGGTGATCGTCTCGTTCGTGCTGGCCGGGATCACGGCGGCCCTGACGGCCCTGTGCTACGCCGAGCTGGCCTCGACCATCCCGGTGTCAGGCTCGTCCTATTCCTACGCCTACGCCACCCTGGGTGAGTTCGTCGCCTTCATCGTGGGGGCGTGCCTGCTGCTGGAATACGCCGTCTCGGCCTCGGCCATCGCCGTGGGCTGGGGCCAGTACCTGAACGAGATGCTGGTCGACCTGGTCGGCTGGAAGATGCCCGACGCCATCGCCAAGGCCCCCGGCGCCGGCGGCGTGTTCAACCTGCCGGCCGTGGTGCTGGTCGGGGCCTGCATGATCCTGCTGCTGCGCGGGGTGAAGGAGTCGACCACGGTCAACGCCGTGCTGGTGGTGCTGAAGCTGCTGGTCCTGCTGTTCTTCGTGGTCATAGCCTTCAGCGGCTTCCACGCCGGCAACCTCAAGCCCTTCATGCCGATGGGCGTGGCGGGCGTGGGGGCGGCGGCCTCGTCGATCTTCTTCTCGTACATCGGCATCGACGCGGTCTCGACGGCGGGGGAAGAGGTCAAGGACCCGCGCCGCACCCTGCCGCTGGGCATCGTGCTCTCGCTGCTGATCGTCACGGCCATCTACATCCTGGTCGCCCTCGCCGCCGTCGGGGCCCAGCCCTGGACTGCCTTCAAGGGCCAGGAGGCGGGGCTGGCGGTGATCCTGCGCAACCTGACCGGCCAGGCCTGGACGTCGCTGATCCTGTGCATCGGGGCGATCGTCTCGATCTTCTCGATCACCCTGGTGGTCATGTACGGCCAGACGCGGATCCTCTACGCCATGAGCCGCGACGGCCTGCTGCCCAAGCTGTTCCAGCGCCTGGATCCCAAGACCCGCAGCCCCGACCTCAACACCTATATCGTCGCGGCCTTCATCGGCGTGCTGGCGGCCTTCGTGCCGCTGGACGTGCTGGTCAACCTGACCAGCATGGGCACGCTGATCGCCTTCGCCATCGTCTCGCTGGGCGTGATCATCCTGCGCCGAAGCCAACCCGACCTGCCGCGCGGCTATCGGGTCCCGCTCTATCCGGTCGTGCCGGCGCTCAGCGTGGCGTTCTGTGGCTACCTGATCGTAGGGCTGCCGCTGGACACCTGGCTGCTGTTCGCGGTCTGGGTGGCGGGGGCGTGCGCAGTGTATTTCGGGTATTCGCGCAAGCACTCGCGGCTCAATTCACCCGCATAG
- a CDS encoding SAM-dependent methyltransferase, which produces MIEALLSKMIKTGDLTAHLPGGRVVKAGDGTGPPVVIRVNSRGLRRLANPSLGLGEAYMDEDIVFEQGTLPQLLAIVGESGGRKPKRGSALTRFRKALKRRIQQVNGRVASRRNVAHHYDLSNDLYRRFLDEDMQYSCAYFERPDMTLEEAQKAKKALIGRKLLIQPGMKTLDIGSGWGGLSMTLAKDFGARMTGVTLSTEQLALAKERAAKAGLADRTDFRLTDYRDLNETFDRIVSVGMLEHVGAPNFRTYFETIARLLDEDGVALVHSIGKMHGPGATNAFTQKYIFPGGYIPGLSEIVTAIEQAGLWITDVEILRLHYAETCRIWRERFMADPDIPTMFDGRFRRMWEFYLAGAELGFRHGGHMVFQIQLAKKRDAVPLTRDYLLKAAG; this is translated from the coding sequence ATGATCGAAGCCCTGCTCAGCAAAATGATCAAGACCGGCGACCTCACGGCGCATCTGCCCGGAGGTCGCGTCGTCAAGGCCGGAGACGGCACGGGACCGCCCGTGGTGATCCGGGTCAACAGCCGGGGCCTTCGCCGCCTGGCCAATCCCAGCCTGGGCCTGGGCGAGGCCTATATGGACGAGGACATCGTCTTCGAGCAGGGGACCCTGCCCCAGCTGCTGGCGATCGTCGGCGAGAGCGGCGGGCGCAAGCCCAAGCGCGGCTCGGCCCTGACCCGCTTCCGCAAGGCGCTGAAGCGGCGCATCCAGCAGGTTAACGGCCGCGTGGCCTCGCGCCGCAACGTCGCCCACCACTACGACCTGTCCAACGACCTCTACCGCCGGTTCCTCGATGAGGACATGCAGTACTCTTGCGCCTATTTCGAGCGTCCGGACATGACGCTGGAAGAGGCCCAGAAAGCCAAGAAGGCCCTGATCGGCCGCAAGCTGCTGATCCAGCCAGGCATGAAGACCCTGGACATCGGCTCGGGCTGGGGCGGCCTCTCCATGACCCTGGCCAAGGACTTCGGGGCCCGGATGACCGGGGTCACCCTGTCGACCGAGCAGCTGGCCCTGGCCAAGGAACGCGCCGCCAAGGCGGGCCTGGCCGACAGGACCGACTTCCGCCTGACCGACTATCGCGACCTGAACGAGACCTTCGACCGCATCGTCTCGGTCGGCATGCTGGAGCATGTCGGCGCGCCGAACTTCCGGACCTATTTCGAGACCATCGCCCGGCTGCTGGACGAGGACGGCGTGGCCCTGGTCCACTCGATCGGCAAGATGCACGGACCGGGCGCGACCAACGCCTTCACCCAGAAGTACATTTTCCCCGGCGGCTACATCCCGGGCCTGTCGGAGATCGTCACGGCGATCGAGCAGGCCGGCCTGTGGATCACCGACGTCGAGATCCTGCGGCTGCACTATGCCGAGACCTGCCGCATCTGGCGCGAGCGGTTCATGGCCGATCCGGACATTCCGACCATGTTCGACGGCCGCTTCCGGCGGATGTGGGAATTCTACCTGGCCGGGGCCGAGCTGGGCTTCCGCCATGGCGGCCACATGGTCTTCCAGATCCAGCTGGCCAAGAAGCGCGACGCGGTTCCACTGACGCGCGACTACCTGCTGAAGGCGGCCGGTTGA
- a CDS encoding GNAT family N-acetyltransferase, with protein MSIDGLVVSRARAEEAPIIGNLMQFYIHDFSALWFDRAEAELEADGRFSDYPGLETYWSDPSRQPWLFRIDGRPVGFALVNDVAHAPTPVDRAVAEFFVVRKHRRRGVGLAAAHALFGSTWGVWEAAVVRRNAGALAFWRQAAESYPGVRDLVEEDRRDAQWDGAVLRFRVG; from the coding sequence ATGTCGATCGACGGCCTCGTCGTCAGCCGCGCCCGCGCCGAGGAGGCGCCGATCATCGGCAACCTGATGCAGTTCTACATCCACGACTTCTCGGCGCTGTGGTTCGACCGCGCCGAAGCCGAGCTGGAAGCCGACGGGCGCTTCTCGGACTATCCGGGGCTGGAGACCTATTGGAGCGATCCGTCGCGCCAGCCGTGGCTGTTCCGGATCGACGGACGGCCCGTGGGCTTCGCCCTTGTCAACGATGTCGCCCACGCCCCGACCCCGGTCGACCGGGCGGTGGCCGAGTTCTTCGTCGTCCGCAAGCACCGCCGGCGCGGCGTGGGCCTCGCCGCCGCCCACGCCCTGTTCGGCTCGACCTGGGGCGTCTGGGAGGCCGCCGTGGTCCGCCGCAACGCCGGAGCGCTCGCGTTCTGGCGCCAGGCCGCCGAGAGCTATCCGGGCGTTCGCGACTTGGTCGAGGAGGACCGCCGCGACGCCCAGTGGGACGGGGCGGTGCTGCGGTTCCGGGTCGGCTAG
- a CDS encoding nuclear transport factor 2 family protein — protein MLPLLIAAALAGQVPAPPPAADPEDKAVLAAAQAFFDGMAAADTEAMRAAVLPGAQFMGVRAQPDGSVTVRRIAFEDSYGKRVDPGLKEWMWSPVIIRRGGLATVTAPYEISRDGKTLHCGIDVFTLAKQDGAWKIASISWTAEPTACEELRKL, from the coding sequence ATGCTGCCCCTGCTGATCGCCGCCGCCCTCGCCGGCCAGGTCCCCGCCCCGCCGCCGGCGGCCGACCCCGAGGACAAGGCCGTGCTGGCCGCGGCCCAGGCCTTCTTCGACGGCATGGCCGCCGCCGACACCGAGGCGATGCGCGCCGCCGTCCTGCCCGGCGCCCAGTTCATGGGGGTCCGCGCCCAGCCCGACGGAAGCGTGACGGTCCGGCGCATCGCCTTCGAGGACAGCTATGGCAAGCGCGTGGATCCCGGCCTCAAGGAGTGGATGTGGTCGCCGGTCATCATCCGCCGCGGCGGCCTGGCCACGGTCACCGCGCCCTACGAGATCAGCCGCGACGGCAAGACCCTGCACTGCGGGATCGACGTCTTCACCCTCGCGAAACAGGACGGCGCCTGGAAGATCGCCAGCATCAGCTGGACGGCCGAACCGACCGCCTGCGAGGAACTGAGGAAGCTCTAG
- a CDS encoding lysoplasmalogenase has protein sequence MTPEALLWAIAAGSALAYGLLFVESPVSVLRTGVKTCAVAALVVLAYLDGGSALLAIALTFCALGDAFLAQDPKRWLPFGLAAFLVGHLVYIPLFLEREGAPPAWFWPVAAAVGAAAGLMLRALWGSLGKLRIPVVVYVLAIVGMVVTSLLLPARAWPTTAGALAFMASDAILSFDLFKNAKLLGSPRLTAWAVWFLYWGGQAGITHGMLS, from the coding sequence ATGACGCCTGAGGCGCTGCTCTGGGCGATCGCGGCCGGCAGCGCCCTCGCCTATGGCCTGCTCTTTGTTGAGTCGCCGGTGTCCGTCCTCCGGACGGGCGTCAAGACCTGCGCGGTCGCCGCCCTGGTCGTGCTGGCCTATCTGGACGGCGGCTCGGCGCTGCTGGCCATCGCCCTGACCTTCTGCGCCCTGGGCGACGCCTTCCTGGCCCAGGACCCCAAGCGGTGGCTGCCGTTCGGCCTGGCCGCCTTCCTGGTCGGGCACCTGGTCTACATCCCGCTGTTCCTGGAGCGCGAGGGCGCGCCGCCGGCGTGGTTCTGGCCGGTCGCCGCCGCCGTCGGCGCGGCCGCCGGCCTGATGCTGCGAGCGCTGTGGGGATCGCTGGGCAAGCTGCGGATCCCCGTCGTCGTCTACGTCCTGGCCATCGTCGGCATGGTCGTCACCAGCCTGCTGCTGCCGGCTCGCGCCTGGCCGACCACCGCTGGAGCCCTGGCCTTCATGGCCTCGGACGCCATCCTCTCGTTCGACCTCTTCAAGAACGCCAAGCTGCTTGGCTCGCCGCGCCTGACCGCGTGGGCCGTCTGGTTCCTCTACTGGGGCGGCCAGGCCGGCATCACCCACGGCATGCTGAGCTGA
- a CDS encoding YkvA family protein: MSRDAKPSPDVNVNEVLDPKKALTPVTVQVNEERVREGFLPKIRKVAAKVPFAADALSVWWCARDPETPTAAKGMMLAALAYFVLPTDALPDILPVIGFTDDAAVIAALMAILGKTVKPRHKEAAQAFLRRLSDEA; this comes from the coding sequence ATGAGCCGCGACGCCAAACCGTCCCCCGACGTCAACGTCAACGAGGTGCTGGACCCGAAAAAGGCCCTGACTCCGGTCACCGTGCAGGTCAACGAGGAGCGGGTGCGCGAGGGCTTCCTGCCCAAGATCCGCAAGGTCGCCGCCAAGGTGCCGTTCGCCGCCGACGCCCTGTCGGTCTGGTGGTGCGCCCGCGATCCCGAGACCCCGACGGCGGCCAAGGGCATGATGCTGGCGGCCCTGGCCTATTTCGTCCTGCCGACCGACGCCCTGCCCGACATCCTGCCGGTGATCGGCTTCACCGACGACGCGGCCGTGATCGCGGCGCTGATGGCGATCCTGGGCAAGACCGTCAAGCCGCGCCACAAGGAGGCCGCCCAGGCCTTCCTGCGACGCCTCTCCGACGAGGCCTAG
- a CDS encoding SDR family NAD(P)-dependent oxidoreductase → MKLDNTVAAVVTGGASGLGEATARALAAQGVKVALFDMNEERGQQVAKEIGGVFCKVNVTSDADVDAGFTKARAAHGQERILVNCAGTGNAAKTASRDKQTGETKHFPLDAFDRIIQINLVGTFRCIAKSAKGMLDLEPLEDGERGAIVNTASVAAEDGQMGQAAYSASKGGVVGMTLPIARDLMGEGIRVNTILPGIFNTPLMNGAPEAVKAGLAASVPFPKRLGNPEEYAQLAITMITCGYFNGEDVRLDGGIRMAPR, encoded by the coding sequence ATGAAACTCGACAACACCGTCGCCGCCGTCGTTACCGGGGGCGCCTCGGGCCTCGGCGAGGCCACGGCCCGCGCCCTGGCCGCCCAGGGCGTCAAGGTCGCCCTGTTCGACATGAACGAGGAGCGCGGCCAGCAGGTCGCCAAGGAGATCGGCGGGGTGTTCTGCAAGGTCAATGTGACCAGCGACGCCGACGTCGACGCCGGCTTTACGAAGGCCCGCGCGGCTCATGGCCAGGAGCGGATCCTGGTCAACTGCGCCGGCACCGGCAACGCCGCCAAGACCGCCAGCCGCGACAAGCAGACGGGCGAGACCAAGCACTTCCCGCTCGACGCCTTCGACCGCATCATCCAGATCAACCTGGTCGGCACCTTCCGCTGCATCGCCAAGTCGGCCAAGGGCATGCTGGACCTGGAGCCGCTGGAAGACGGCGAGCGTGGCGCAATCGTCAACACCGCCAGCGTCGCCGCCGAGGACGGCCAGATGGGCCAGGCAGCCTATTCGGCGTCCAAGGGCGGCGTGGTCGGCATGACCCTGCCGATCGCTCGCGACCTGATGGGCGAGGGCATCCGCGTCAACACCATCCTGCCGGGCATCTTCAACACCCCGCTGATGAACGGCGCGCCGGAAGCCGTGAAGGCCGGCCTGGCCGCCTCGGTGCCGTTCCCCAAGCGCCTGGGCAATCCGGAAGAGTATGCCCAACTGGCGATCACCATGATCACCTGCGGCTACTTCAACGGCGAGGACGTACGCCTGGACGGCGGCATCCGCATGGCCCCGCGCTAA
- a CDS encoding CC0125/CC1285 family lipoprotein, with amino-acid sequence MSMKKVAIAATLALAATLSACATPTPYQPKVTSGSVTGGFSEQKLEGDRYRISFAGNSLTSRETVERYLLYRSAELTVQQGYDWFETADHRTDRTARSYVEPDPFARPGFGYGYPYGYWRPSWRYFGGGYGWRTWDPFWGDPFFADRAQIRTIEKFEAGAEIVMHKGKKPEGDPRAYDAREIMSNLASTIQRPVAK; translated from the coding sequence ATGTCCATGAAGAAGGTCGCCATCGCCGCGACATTGGCGCTCGCCGCGACCTTATCGGCCTGCGCGACACCGACCCCTTACCAGCCGAAGGTCACCTCGGGCTCCGTCACTGGCGGGTTCTCCGAGCAGAAGCTGGAAGGCGACCGCTATCGGATCAGCTTCGCCGGCAACAGCCTGACCTCGCGCGAGACCGTCGAGCGCTACCTGCTCTACCGGTCGGCTGAGCTGACCGTGCAGCAGGGCTACGACTGGTTCGAGACCGCCGACCACCGCACCGACCGCACCGCCCGTTCTTATGTCGAGCCCGATCCGTTCGCCCGTCCGGGCTTCGGCTACGGCTATCCCTATGGCTACTGGCGCCCGTCCTGGCGCTATTTCGGCGGCGGCTATGGCTGGCGCACCTGGGACCCGTTCTGGGGTGACCCCTTCTTCGCCGACCGCGCCCAGATCCGCACGATCGAGAAGTTCGAGGCCGGCGCCGAGATCGTGATGCACAAGGGCAAGAAGCCGGAAGGCGACCCGCGCGCCTACGACGCCCGCGAGATCATGAGCAACCTGGCCAGCACGATCCAGCGGCCGGTGGCGAAGTAG
- a CDS encoding LysE family translocator: protein MDHLPVDPARYGAFLVAMFVMAITPGPANLFAIATGMERGKGAALISVVGMNTATLVWFSGSALGLGALILAFPKAFHLLALAGAAYLVWLGLKSLWAGVRNVESHASATVRAGKSAFFDGFMVQIANPKILLFFSAVLPPFLDVERPLAPQLVMFACATIGMDLISMSSYGLGGATLSTRMNEPGFRRGFAILVGVLLITAAVLIVSRR from the coding sequence ATGGACCACCTGCCCGTCGATCCCGCCCGCTACGGCGCCTTCCTGGTCGCCATGTTCGTGATGGCCATTACGCCGGGACCAGCCAACCTGTTCGCCATCGCCACCGGCATGGAGCGCGGCAAGGGGGCGGCCCTGATCAGCGTGGTCGGCATGAACACCGCCACCCTGGTCTGGTTCAGCGGCTCGGCCCTAGGCCTGGGCGCGCTGATCCTGGCCTTCCCCAAGGCCTTCCACCTCCTGGCCTTGGCCGGCGCGGCCTATCTGGTCTGGCTGGGGCTGAAGTCGCTGTGGGCGGGGGTCCGGAACGTCGAGAGCCACGCCTCGGCCACCGTGCGGGCCGGGAAATCGGCCTTCTTCGACGGTTTCATGGTCCAGATCGCCAATCCGAAGATCCTGCTGTTCTTCTCGGCCGTGCTGCCCCCGTTCCTGGACGTCGAGCGGCCGCTGGCCCCGCAGCTGGTGATGTTCGCCTGCGCCACCATCGGCATGGACCTGATCAGCATGTCCAGCTACGGCCTGGGCGGGGCGACGCTTTCGACCCGCATGAACGAGCCGGGTTTTCGGCGCGGCTTCGCGATCCTGGTCGGCGTCCTTCTGATCACGGCCGCCGTATTGATCGTGTCGCGAAGATGA
- a CDS encoding MAPEG family protein, with translation MHQSHALVAIVTLVSLLVYVWMIARIGGARHRTGIDAPAMTGHPELERHLRIQANTVEWLVIYLPSLWLFAVYWNDLVAAALGVVWMIGRIIYAVGYAADPKKRELGFVIQALATAALLLGALGRAIYVLVVIGN, from the coding sequence ATGCATCAGTCCCACGCGCTCGTGGCCATCGTCACCCTGGTGTCGCTGCTGGTCTATGTCTGGATGATCGCGCGGATCGGCGGCGCGCGCCACCGGACCGGCATCGACGCCCCGGCCATGACCGGCCATCCGGAGCTGGAGCGCCATCTGCGCATCCAGGCGAACACCGTCGAGTGGCTGGTCATCTACCTGCCCTCGCTGTGGCTCTTCGCCGTCTACTGGAACGACCTGGTGGCCGCCGCCCTGGGCGTGGTCTGGATGATCGGCCGGATCATCTACGCCGTGGGCTACGCCGCCGATCCCAAGAAGCGCGAGCTGGGCTTCGTCATCCAGGCCCTGGCCACCGCCGCCCTGCTGCTCGGCGCCCTGGGCCGGGCGATCTACGTCCTCGTCGTCATCGGAAACTAG
- a CDS encoding KTSC domain-containing protein — MHVESTAIREIDYTPEHGKLFVTFHDGDEYVYVGVPERVGMAFFRAPSKGRFFQRMIRDRYPYNRV, encoded by the coding sequence ATGCATGTGGAATCCACGGCGATCCGAGAGATCGACTACACCCCCGAACACGGCAAGCTCTTCGTCACGTTCCACGACGGTGACGAGTACGTTTATGTCGGCGTGCCCGAACGCGTCGGCATGGCGTTCTTCCGGGCCCCATCCAAGGGCCGGTTCTTCCAGCGGATGATCCGGGATCGCTATCCGTACAACCGGGTGTGA
- a CDS encoding argininosuccinate synthase — protein sequence MADKSVKKVVLAYSGGLDTSIILKWLQTEYGAEVITFTADLGQGEEIEPARAKALAAGVKPENIFIEDVREEFVRDYVFPMFRANTVYEGQYLLGTSIARPLIAKKQIEIARKMGADAVSHGATGKGNDQVRFELGYYGLEPDITVIAPWREWDFKSREALLDFAEKHQIQITKDKRGEAPFSVDANLLHSSSEGKVLEDPAVEAPEFVHMRTIAPEDAPDKPTIITIDFEKGDPVAIDGVKLSPAALLTKLNELGRDNGIGRLDLVENRFVGMKSRGVYETPGGTILLAAHRGIESITLDRGAMHLKDELMPKYASLVYNGFWFSPEREMLQAAIDYSQTKVSGQVRVKLYKGNVTVIGRTSPYSLYDQDLVTFEEGKVAYDHRDAGGFIKLNALRLRVLAKRDKRG from the coding sequence ATGGCCGACAAGTCCGTGAAGAAGGTCGTGCTCGCCTATTCCGGCGGCCTCGACACCTCGATCATCCTCAAGTGGCTGCAGACCGAGTACGGCGCTGAGGTCATCACCTTCACGGCCGACCTGGGCCAGGGCGAAGAGATCGAACCGGCGCGCGCCAAAGCGCTGGCCGCCGGCGTCAAGCCCGAGAACATCTTCATCGAGGACGTGCGCGAGGAGTTCGTCCGCGACTACGTGTTCCCGATGTTCCGCGCCAACACCGTCTATGAGGGCCAGTACCTGCTGGGCACCTCGATCGCCCGTCCGCTGATCGCCAAGAAGCAGATCGAGATCGCCCGCAAGATGGGCGCCGACGCCGTCAGCCACGGCGCGACCGGCAAGGGCAACGACCAGGTCCGCTTCGAGCTGGGCTATTACGGCCTCGAGCCCGACATCACCGTGATCGCGCCCTGGCGCGAGTGGGACTTCAAGTCCCGCGAGGCCCTGCTGGACTTCGCCGAGAAGCACCAGATCCAGATCACCAAGGACAAGCGCGGCGAGGCCCCGTTCAGCGTCGACGCCAACCTGCTGCACAGCTCGTCGGAAGGTAAGGTCCTGGAGGACCCGGCGGTCGAGGCCCCCGAGTTCGTCCACATGCGTACGATCGCGCCGGAAGACGCCCCCGACAAGCCGACCATCATCACCATCGACTTCGAGAAGGGCGACCCCGTCGCCATCGACGGCGTGAAGCTGTCGCCCGCCGCCCTGCTGACCAAGCTGAACGAGCTGGGCCGCGACAATGGTATCGGTCGCCTGGACCTGGTCGAGAACCGCTTCGTCGGCATGAAGTCGCGCGGCGTCTACGAGACCCCCGGCGGCACGATCCTGCTGGCCGCCCACCGCGGCATCGAGAGCATCACGCTGGATCGCGGCGCCATGCACCTGAAGGACGAGCTGATGCCGAAGTACGCATCGCTGGTCTACAATGGCTTCTGGTTCTCGCCCGAGCGCGAGATGCTGCAGGCGGCCATCGACTACAGCCAGACCAAGGTCAGCGGCCAGGTGCGGGTGAAGCTCTACAAGGGCAATGTCACGGTCATCGGCCGCACCAGCCCCTACTCGCTGTACGACCAGGACCTGGTCACCTTCGAGGAAGGCAAGGTCGCCTATGATCACCGCGACGCCGGCGGCTTCATCAAGCTGAACGCCCTGCGCCTGCGCGTCCTGGCCAAGCGCGACAAGCGCGGCTAG
- a CDS encoding potassium transporter Kup — translation MASEASSAAGNDCAPASSDIPQQEGAPSNGNGHGHGDAKGHGFFALALGSIGVVFGDIGTSPLYALREALAHSRSTTATEHAVLGVVSLVLWTMTLFVTIKYVIFFMRADNKGEGGTLALMALAQKALGGIGRKRSVAVFFLGVVGAALFYGDGIITPAISVLSAVEGLKDAPGVGHVFTPYILPISAGILILLFAVQAKGTHRMASLFGPFTAVWFLILGALGAFHLADDLSIFRAFNPWYGIRFLFENGFLGFVILGSVFLVVTGAEALYADMGHFGKRPIQASWLCLVFPCLALNYLGQGALVLDHPAARHNPFWEMVPGFAYWPVLLMATVATVIASQAVITGAFSMTQQAVQLGLLPRIEIKRTSETQAGQIFVPAVNQFLLIGVLVLLFAFRSSHKLASAYGIAVTGAMFVDTLLAYVVIRRVWKWNLGQTALLLVPLAALDMVFIASNMLKIPDGAWLPLVFGAVLVLIMWTWTRGANILTAKTRRDSVPLVDLMEILRARAPHRAPGTAIFLTSDPDMTPVALMHNLKHNKVLHERNVILTVRTTETPRVNEEDRVKIEKVNDDFKKVIVNYGFMESPNIPKALAVCRKQGLKFDIMATSFFLGRRSIVPSANSGMPLWQDRLFIYLMKNAANPTDFFKIPPGRVVELGAQVTV, via the coding sequence ATGGCTTCCGAAGCCTCAAGCGCCGCCGGCAACGACTGCGCGCCCGCGTCTTCCGACATTCCGCAGCAGGAGGGCGCCCCCTCCAACGGCAATGGCCACGGCCACGGCGACGCGAAGGGTCATGGCTTTTTCGCCCTGGCCCTTGGCTCGATCGGCGTCGTCTTCGGCGATATCGGCACCAGTCCGCTGTACGCCCTGCGCGAGGCCCTGGCCCATTCGCGCAGCACGACGGCGACCGAGCACGCGGTGCTGGGCGTCGTCTCGCTGGTCCTGTGGACCATGACGCTGTTCGTGACGATCAAGTACGTCATCTTCTTCATGCGCGCCGACAACAAGGGCGAGGGCGGCACCCTGGCCCTGATGGCCCTGGCCCAGAAGGCCCTGGGCGGCATCGGCCGCAAGCGCTCGGTCGCGGTGTTCTTCCTCGGCGTGGTGGGCGCGGCCCTGTTCTACGGCGACGGGATCATCACCCCGGCCATCTCGGTGCTCTCGGCCGTCGAGGGCCTGAAGGACGCGCCGGGCGTGGGCCACGTCTTCACGCCCTACATCCTGCCCATCTCGGCCGGCATCCTGATCCTGCTGTTCGCCGTCCAGGCCAAGGGCACCCACCGGATGGCCTCGCTGTTCGGGCCGTTCACCGCCGTCTGGTTCCTGATCCTGGGCGCCCTGGGCGCCTTCCACCTGGCCGACGACCTGTCGATCTTCCGCGCCTTCAATCCCTGGTACGGCATCCGCTTCCTGTTCGAGAACGGGTTCCTGGGCTTCGTGATCCTGGGCAGCGTGTTCCTGGTCGTGACCGGGGCCGAGGCGCTCTACGCCGACATGGGCCACTTCGGGAAGCGCCCGATCCAGGCCTCGTGGCTGTGCCTGGTGTTCCCCTGCCTGGCGCTGAACTATCTGGGCCAGGGCGCCCTGGTGCTGGACCACCCGGCCGCCCGCCACAACCCGTTCTGGGAGATGGTGCCCGGCTTCGCCTACTGGCCGGTGCTGCTGATGGCCACCGTGGCCACGGTCATCGCCAGCCAGGCCGTGATCACCGGCGCCTTCTCGATGACCCAGCAGGCCGTGCAGCTGGGCCTCCTGCCCCGCATCGAGATCAAGCGCACGTCCGAGACCCAGGCCGGCCAGATCTTCGTGCCGGCCGTGAACCAGTTCCTGCTGATCGGCGTGCTGGTGCTGCTGTTCGCGTTCCGCAGCTCGCACAAGCTGGCCTCGGCCTACGGCATCGCCGTCACCGGCGCGATGTTCGTCGACACCCTGCTGGCCTATGTCGTCATCCGCCGCGTGTGGAAGTGGAATCTGGGCCAGACCGCCCTGCTGCTGGTTCCGCTCGCGGCGCTGGACATGGTGTTCATCGCCTCGAACATGTTGAAGATCCCCGACGGCGCCTGGCTGCCGCTGGTGTTCGGCGCGGTGCTGGTGCTGATCATGTGGACCTGGACCCGCGGGGCCAACATCCTGACCGCCAAGACCCGCCGCGACAGCGTGCCCCTGGTCGACCTGATGGAGATCCTCCGCGCCCGCGCCCCGCACCGCGCGCCCGGCACGGCGATCTTCCTGACCTCCGACCCGGACATGACCCCGGTCGCCCTGATGCACAACCTCAAGCACAACAAGGTTCTGCACGAGCGCAACGTCATCCTGACGGTCCGCACCACCGAGACGCCGCGCGTCAACGAGGAGGACCGGGTCAAGATCGAGAAGGTCAACGACGACTTCAAGAAGGTCATCGTCAACTACGGCTTCATGGAAAGCCCGAACATCCCCAAGGCGCTGGCCGTGTGCCGCAAGCAGGGGCTGAAGTTCGACATCATGGCCACCAGCTTCTTCCTCGGAAGACGCTCGATCGTGCCGTCGGCCAATTCGGGCATGCCGCTGTGGCAGGACCGCCTGTTCATCTACCTGATGAAGAACGCGGCCAACCCGACCGACTTCTTCAAGATCCCGCCTGGCCGCGTGGTCGAGCTGGGCGCCCAAGTGACGGTTTAG